The segment atggataaatgattttttttatttgcattaattatttttatgattttgacccatgttctttcactgatatgtgttaaaattgttaaataacaaacgaaaccgtcaacgccatctataatACGACCTAcgtcaaagctagtagcgccctctgaacgagaatcaaattttcttgattttcgaggcacgttttttccttagactgtatccatctattacggagttgtatCTATCTTTGAACCAACGAATCCTTGCTACAAACATTCACTAAACATTTTAGTGTTGCATAAGACAAGATCGATTGCAAATGACGCCACCACAAGCACTAAATTTCAGAAatttatgcataaataaatcTGCCGTTAGTTGGTTTATGGGCCGTTAATAACAGCTGGCAAATATTCTGGCGCGACCAAGAAGCAATTTAACTTGGAACCAATTGAATTGTAGATTCGCAGACTAACCAACCTGCTTAATCAGTTTTGGGAGTGCTGGCACTACTAAAACTAGATTAATAAACTTAACATGTAGGCGCTGGGAAATTGCTACTTATCTatggaaaaaaaccggccggTAACTCTCACCATACCATACAgccatgtttttgtttattttgttatttcatTGAATTTATTGGTATAGCTACCCGAGAACATTAGTACTAATCAAGAGGAAAATCATCAGGTAACAAGGTTAATTTTTTCGTCTTGGgtaatagaaaatataatttaatttactaatttaaagaaggaagttaaaattaaaattttcagaattttttattcaaataataattattggcCGATGACACGCGGGTTTTTTCCTGCAAGTGCCATGCGACGCGGGACAGTTCTAAGACGCCCTGTTGAGCGAATCACCTTGCCAGAGACTTCTACTTTAGAAAACGACGACATGTTATTTCTGACATACATCAAAACTTCAAACATATGTAGCGAGTAGTGCGTCATTATTCGGTAGTCTACGAAAATACCCCTACACGAATGTCTTGTTTTAACGCCAGCCATGGCGCGGAGGGCACGCTTTTGTAGTATTAAGACTCGATTCGCATCCGTCGAATTCCCCCACATTATAGAACCGTAAGACATTCGCGAATGAAAAATGGCAAAGTAAACCGATTTTAATGCAATTTGCGATATAAGAGGTTTTAATTTTCGTAGTACATAGACGGCACTACTCAGCTTATTACACAATTTGTCGACATGGCACTTCCAGTTCAGGTTCGCGTCTATCATAAAACCAAGAAACCTGCACTCGGTACATAGCGGCATCGGGACGTCAGATATACATGGTGGTAGTGAGACGTGTCGTCCCGAAAAAACCATAACGTTGGACTTGCTCACATTCAGCAGCAGCCCGTTAACTGTAAACCACCGCTGCAGCTGCCTGCAAGTGTCATTGATTTTTTCACCCAGCTGCTCATAGGTTTGCGCGCTTACTATTACGGTGGTGTCGTCCGCGAATAGCACTGGCAATCCTGTTGTGATAGCGGATGGAAGGTCGTtgataaatgtcaaaaataaggTATTTCCTAGTGCCGAACCTTGAGGGATGCCTAAGTGTATGAATCCAGTGTTAGATTTAAGTGTGCCACTACCATTCATTGACAGCTTTACCACTTATCTCCGGTCTGATAAAAATGATTTGAACAATCTGTAAGCTGCATCTGTGATGCCGTAACTACAGAGTTTGTTCAGTAATAAATTATGGTCAATAACGTCAAAAGCCTTTGACAAATCACACATAACACCCGCCACATTATACCTATAAGTAAaataaggcactatttccatatagcattaatttaaaatcaaccttatcgacaagcgacaatgtacctttgtaccttttggttgaaaacgtcacatatatactGCATTGTGAACAAATCCCGTAAGAAAAGTCGAACAACtgcctttttttagggttccgtacccaaagggtaaaaacgggaccctattactaagactccgctgtctgtctctcaccaggatgtatctcttgaaccgtgatagctagacagttgaaattttcacagatgatgtatttctgttgcctctataaaaacaagtactaaaaacataataaaattaatatttaagtcagGCTcccaatacaacaaacgtgattttttttgccgtttttgtgcgtaatggtaccctgtgtgcgcgtgtccgactcgcacttggccggtattttatGCTAAAACAGCCTGGTTTAGGCTTGatgttatatggggcattttctatgatttTCTACGAttgccgatggcgcttacgccgcacagagtcgcgcggcattgtatttatatcgaagcgccatcgacaataaggtcccttttgtAGATAATATcacatattatacttatattgaccgggatatagaccgtgattaccttttgtattatttgacacccacccgctatcttcagtcacccgtgaacatgatgcatgtaactgcgtcgaaatatcgggagctcacaaataatacaaaggtaatcacggtctatatcccggtcaatataagtctagtgaaactaaccgtgaatcattcaaaactctaatcacATATTATATTGGTCTGAGACTTACTGAAGTGGTTGGTGAATATCAGCCTGCCGCGGCGGCTATCCGCGAGTTAAGACTTGAGCAACTTTGCCTTAGAGAATAATCTGCTAAATACGGTTTGCAGTCTGCTAAATTCAGGTTAGAATATTTGTCTAATAGAAGACTACCTGTCTAAGTACTTTAAAATGCACTAACATTTAGATTTCGGTACAAATAAAGACATCAACACGTCGGTTTTGacatttcaaaattaatgttgctgggcatttttttctgtagtgatgcactggacattttttccaaaataggtaaattaaatgtttttcctactcagaatcacgaactTACGTTCCTACTAGGAGGAAAAAAGCGtcccaaattttatttttccattccgttatcatttttcaaacactgcacggccgagtacggcggtaacaaaatggaaagtaagtaaaatgtatgaaaattttgggacattgtttctttcctaggagtatggaatcagctcatgattctgggcataaataacattaaatttacatatcactacagaaaaaatagttatttgttatacaagggtgcaaagttgtattttatccgcgagtgtggaattgaaacacgagcaagtgaAAGGATTCTAAATTAGAATCCTGAgagtagcgagtgtttcaacacacgagaagtaaaatacattttgcacccgtgtgtaacacaaaacttttcacctcactatagcgaggaaaatgcaacatccacaggcgttagatcatcttcatcattggaatcactcattttttacgatattataacaaaaaactgtttttttttacgtgagaagttttaaagtaaaaaatttgttgacaatgttgacatttctgacgtatgaaatgtcaatgatgcgttttgaaattgcatcgactcaacttgtgcgttcagaattatatttaacatcattattagaaaacaaacgtttcttatggaattttaaggtttatgacttaaaatcattaaataaagctaaatttggtattttttaatattgtcttcggttaccgcgatagttactcatgaaataaaactatgaaaacggattatatcgcgtatattgaatttataatacatcccgacgtttcgaactctttacagcgttcgtggtcaacgggtgactgtcaatatacgcgatataatccgttttcatagttttatttcttggtattttttattaaattctcaaactattcatttaatgataattaatatcgaatgaaccattattatgagcgttttgcgttttgttatctgtcaaaagctacttaaacacgctccatccaaggtcaaattactttccccactagtggataaaatgcgtttttccccgcttgttttaaaggataaaagacggctttccgagctagtgaggggaaaaatacctTGCTGCGTATTCTTGACATTTGCGCCAGGAACGCAGCCGGCAATAATGTCGCGTTGCAATAATGCtggcagtaatgctggtgttgCATGTTGTCTTCATCCGAACAGTACCCTTAAGCCACGTATTCactacaaacaatttttttataggtaaACAGTTAGTGTTTCTGGGCATTTCCCTCAAATCGACAActattgtgcctattttgcgtgaagcGCTGCTACTCTAACTACCCTGGCTCCTCCTAGCATATATATAAGCACagggacccgggtatgtccttaaactacgtccaaaagagaggtatgggcactgtgaatgtcatctcgctttgtgtggtagggcacaggacaccggatgtcattccagatctagagcagagcccaactggggaggtacctccaccttacagaaaaccgcagccaaataacaatagaccctactaatagtgttgtgttcctgccggtaagtaaggttgccagagctcgagggggaggagtgttagggtcggcaacgcgcatgtaactcctctggagttgcaggcgtacataggctacggagactgcttaacatcaggcgggccgtatgcttgtttgccaccgacgtagtattaaaaaaaaaaggtaacagTGTTCGTAAACCAAGTTTCCCAGAAAATGTATAGTAGGTACTCCTTACGAAACATTGTTTATAAACaataatgtttataataaatttgGCTTTAGTCTCTTGAAGCCCGGTGACGTCATCTTTTTCAGACAAATTTAATCTTTAGCACTATACGTAAGTCTAAACtctatgtattatatttatgaCATGGGGCCTCAGGAGGTTAAGTAAGAGCACATTTGTTTCTTACACTTTACACATctaatacctttattttttcattttttttttcagctaaaggttacagacattccaggggtctccgcacttgGCAGTGCCTGTAATGCAACCACGTACtccaaccatagagtaacttatactagagcggtactgtcatagtaaattttgtaaccacagaaaattcactgccatctgtcgacatacttttaaatttaaatatggataaatgattttttttatttgcattaattatttttatgattttgacccatgttctttcactgatatgcgttaaaattgttaaataacaaacgaaaccgtcaacgccatctataatacgacagtaggccaaagctagtagcgccctctgaacgagaatcaaattttcttgattttcgaggcacgttttttccttagactgtatccatctattacggagttatatctatctttgaaccaACGAATCCTTGCTACAAACATTCACTAAACATTTTAGTGTTGCATAAGACAAGATCGACTGCAAATGACGCTACCACAAGCACTAAATTTCAGAAatttatgcataaataaatcTGCCGTTAGTTGGTTTATGGGCCGTTAATAACAGCTGGCAAATATTCTGGCGCGACCAAGAAGCAATTTAACTTGGAACCAATTGAATTGTAGATTCGCAGACTAACCAACCTGCTTAATCAGTTTTGGGAGTGCTGGCACTACTAAAACTAGATTAATAAACTTAACATGTAGGCGCTGGGAAATTGCTATTTATCTATGGAAAAAGAACCGGCCGGTAACTCTCAGACCAATATaatatgtgatattttctataaaaagggaccttattgtcgatggcgcttacgccattattaacgatgcttcgatataaatacaatgccgcgcgactctgtgcggcgtaagcgccatcaacaatcggtcccttttcatagaaaatgccccatataacatCAAACTAAACCAGGCTGTTTtagtataaaaaccggccaagtgcgagtcggattcacgcacgaagggttccgtaccattacgcaaaaaacagcaatcACATTTGTTaaatgggagccccccttaaatattcaatttattctgtttttagtatttgtttctatagtggcaacagaaatacatcatctgtgaaaatttcaactgtctaactatcacggtttatgagatacagcctggtgacagacggacagacagacagcggagtcttagttatagggtcccgtttttaccctttgggtacggaactcttaaaACAGAAAGACATGACGCAGGAAAAGACATTACTGATAATTATTCTATGGATTGATGAAAGgacataaaaatatttcccgATTTTGTACACCCAAGTAGCTTGACCGTGAATATAAAGTGATTTATTACATTTTCTCAATAAAAGCGCCCCCATTTTCTCAATAATAgccatgtttttgtttattttgttatttcatTGAGTTTATTGCTATAGCTACCCGAGAACATTAGAACTAAACAAGAGGAAAATCATTAGGTAACAAGGTTAATTTTTGGTGGTGTTTTAATAAGTGATTTCATCTTGGgtaatagaaaatataatttaatttactaatttaaagaaggaagttaaaattaaaattttcagaattttttattcaaataataattattgacaTAAAAGGCTGGCAAGCATAATGTGTGTGTAATAAttgaatgtaatgtaatatggtAGGTAAGTACGAAGTTAGCGTATAATCAAAGCCTTGTTTTTAGATTTATCGTTGCGAGCAAGCTGGCTCATACAAACGATGAAAtgtatcatcattatcatcatcactgatcatcacaaatatttaggtgcggctcccatacaagaaacgtgttttttgccgttttttgcgtaatggtacggaactcttcgtgcgcgagtccgactcgcacttggcccgttttttttaaattatgttactAATTCATATAAATCAAATAGCGTAAATGAGTATTACTTTTTAACTgacctttataattttatatttttgtttatgtttaaaacgatttaatttaatttttatattttggcTAATTTTCAATCATGTTCATGGCTGAATGCCGAATAGGTCTGTGTTTTCGATGTCTAACCTtcaatgacaatatggcggacgaatatttgaTATGTACACGGTATTTATTCcgcttaaaattttgttttttttcttcgcaagtgcgATGAAAAACATTGCGTGTAACTCCGGgagtaagaatattgcaaagtcggattatatttatattattttattaaattattatattatatttttattgcaaaaaaaaatatatttaattaccaCCCTCGTTTCCAAAATTTCACTTTACCCCCCTCGATGCACAATATACTATATAGGACAATAAACATTACGGTTTATCacagatacagtttattttaatctctgGTGACTTAAATCTATCAGTTAAGGGCTAACTAATCTATCAGGTAAAGGTTAGATGTTATGATTTACTAAatatagaatagttatttgttttacgagggtgcaaataatattgtcttcggttaccgcgattataaattcaatatacgcgatataatccgttttcatagttttatttcaagggtGCAAATGTTTTGATTTACTAAatatagaatagttatttgttttacaagggtgcAAATGTTATGATTTACTAAATATATAATAGTGTTCAGGACAAGTCTGAACATagcttataaatattgtatgttCACTTTTAGTGCTAAAATTTGTTGCTTGCAACATTTTAGGATAAGTTTGTCTATGGCGCGCTGTCAGCGCTCTCTTCATTCTGTGCCATAACCGAATGTAGTAGCATAAATGTTTAGCTCtcaataaaagttaatttctgtataaatcTAATCGCAGTTTGATTCAAACATGCGATTGTTGGTCCTTCgagttttttaaaagtttagaATCAGTGATTCGGTAGTTTAACTACGAATTTCGTTTGCTGGCTGGGCGAACGTGACTTGCTATCTCTTGTCCCCGCCCGCCGCAAGCTCGCCCAACCTATAGTTTGGGCGAATTTATCATCGTGATTTCGGTTGATATTATCCCGAAATCGTTTGTCTCCGTGCTGCAACAATCATCAGGAAAGTTCCCGTTCGTCGGCACAAAGAAAATTTTGTGCAAGTACCGGCGGATTTATTTGAGCGGTACATCGAGATAACTTTGACAAGTTGTCAACTCAGGTGGGACTAGATTGTAAGGTTGGTAGTACGGATCGTCGTCACTTGTGCGTGTGTGCCTGCCTTTTTTAGTTGGCGGCAAAAGTGACGTTTGTCTGTCGACAGTGACACTCATCGTCTGTCAATCGGAATTTTCTTCACGGAATCACGGTTACGACTTTCTACTGcaatttttaacaagttttgcATCAAAGTGCGGGTTTGTGCGTTTGTTTTGTGAAAAACAACAATGACGGAGCTCAAAAGGTTGAAAATTATGCGCGGCCAGGTCAAGGCGACCATGACTCGCATCGAGCAGTTTGTCAACGACCCTAATAGTTTAAGTTCCGCGTCACTGGATACCTTGGAGGCTCGAAAGGAAAAGCTAGCCTCTTCCCTGAAAGATTACGAGACAATCCAACTTGATATATTGAGCCTCGATGACAAAGACGCAGAGGATGCAGGTGATTTTGAGGACCGTTATTTTAGCACAATAGCTAAAATCAATGAGACCCTCAGGTCTCTACGAGGGTCAGATACGATTCAAGCTGCTGGAGTCTCTTCTTCGAAGTTACCCCATGTTGACATACCAGTGTACAACGGTAAGGACTTTACCCTCTTCAGACCCTTTTATGAAATGTTCATAGCAGTGattgataaaaacaaaacattatctGATGTACAGAAGTTGTTTTACTTAAGAAAGTTTTTGTCTGATGAAGCGCTATCTGTCATTATAAACTTGCCTTTAGTCAACGCCTCATATCCAGAGGCATTAGAATTGTTAAAAAAGCGTTATGACAATAAGTCTAGGCTTATCATAAGCCATATACATGTTATCTTAGACATCCCATGCATGGCTAAGGGAACTGCGGCCTCTATAAGGTCATTTGTATCACAGGTACAACAGCAGCTGCATGCGCTCAAAAATTTAAAGGAACCTGTTGATAAATGGGATATGTTGCTTATTTCTATACTATCCAGAAAGCTAGATCAATATACTAGCCGGGCTTTCCATTTAGAGAGAGACCCACAAGCTCTTCCAATGATGTCGGAGTTTATTGCATTTTTAGAAAGGCGTGCTATGGCGCTAGAGGATAGTTCGCCTCAAAAGAGTATCCTAAATGAGAATGTAGGTACTTCCCAACTTAAATCTTACCCCAAGGTTACTAATGTTGTAGCATCATTACCTGGTTGTAAATTTTGTACTAAACCTGGGCATGCAATCTATAATTGTGTGAAATTTCAGGAAGCCTCTGTTGAGGACCGCTTGGCCTTTGTTCAGGAGAAGAAAATGTGTGCAGTTTGTATTAACTCTCATTCAGATAAACCTTGTAAGTACaactttaaatgtaaattatgtaaagGTCAACATAACACCCTTTTGCATACTGAGGATGCTGCAGATGCCGAGCAACCAGCGGCAGTATCTATTGTTTTGACATGTGTCAAGAAAGCATCTTATAAAAAAGTATTACCTACAGTTAAAGTTAAAATAGTTGATAAATTTGGCCGTGATGTTTACTGCCGTGCATTGCTTGACACCGCCTCAAGTGAATCGTTTGCCACAACTTCTCTTGTAGAAAGGCTAGGTTTTGCCACTGTGGCAGAATGTGAAAATATAATTGGTGTTAATAAACAGACCAGCCTTATGGATAGGTCAGTAATTATTCCTGTAGAGTCTTGTCAATATGTAGGTGTTAAGTTTGAGGTTGACTGTCATGTAGTTGAAGATGTAACGGCACATTTGCCACCACAATATGTTGATTGTTCAAATCTGAAATTTCCAAGTCATGTCAAACTTTCTGACGAAAGCTTTAATACACCATCAGAGATTTCATTGCTACTAGCAAGCGATATTTATTTCGAGTCATTATTAAATGATTGTATCAAATTGCCTGAAGGGCTTGTCTTGCAAAGCACTTTATTCGGCTATATTGTTGGTGGTAAGTTGAAACAATCTGGCAATGTCTCAAATACTGCCTTAGTAACAAATTTTGCTATTAGTGACAGTacaaaattagaaaatgttatgTGTCAATTTTGGTTGGCCGAAAAGGTTCCAGAACCCCAACAAAAGATTTCTGATGAATTTGAaacggctgaaaaaatatttcaggaATCTGTCACTCTGAATGATAACAAATTTCAGGTGGACATTCCGCTAAAACACCCCTTAAGTGAGCTAAACTTGGGTAACTCCTTTTCGGCTGCCTTACAAAGATTTTACTCAATAGAGAGGAAATTGATGAAGAATGTAGAGTTACTAGAGCAGTATAAAAAATTCATTAATGAATATGTTGAAATGGGACATGCTAGGGAGGTTAATATTAGCTCTTATGACGTGTTGAATGGACCAGTAAGCTTTTTAGCGCATCATCCAGTTTTCAACGAGGCCAGCAAAAGTACAAAGCTTCGTGTGGTGATGGACGGGAGCATGAAATCCAAAAATAAGCTATCTGTCAATGATGTCATGCTGAATGGACCTGTGGTGCAGGGTGAGCTCTTTgacatattaattttgtttaggaCATATTTATTCACCTTGATATGTGATGTTCAAAAAATGTTTAGGTGCATTTTGGTCAGCCCTGAACATAGATGCCTTCAAAATATCCTCTGGCGGGACAGTCCTGGCCAGCCCATCCGCTGCCTTCAGCTTCAGACAGTTACATATGGCCTAAAGAGCTCTACATTTCTGGCTACTAGGTGTTTGGTAGAGCTTGTAAAATTATTTGGGCATGATTACCCGCTTGCGTCTCAAGCTATTTtaagtaatacatatgtagatgATGTCATAACTGGTTCAGATAATATCAATGATCTTCACCAACTTAAAAATGagttgattgatttatttaagttaggtaattttaaattacataaatgGTGCTCTAGCTACCCAGCTGTTCTGAACGATTTGCCAGAAAATTTAAAGTACTTTGAACATATAAATCTTGATTCAAGTAATGTGATAAAAACTTTAGGTCTGAAGTATGATATTACCTCAGACGCCTTAACATTTGAGTGTCCCCCCTATGATGAGGGCACCAACCATACTAAAAGAACAGTTCTTTCATTTATTGGAAAATGTTATGATCCCTTAGGTCTCATAGCTCCTATCATAGTTTCAGCAAAAATATTTATGCAAGTTTTGTGGTCTATGCCCTTAGGCTGGGATACAGCTTTACCAGACGCTGAACTTGCGGCATGGAAAACATTTCTTGCTAATTTAAAAATGATGGGTAGACTCTCTTTGTCTAGGTTAGTGCATAGTCACGAATGTCAGTTGGTAGAGATAGTGGGTTATGCAGATGCGTCTTTCAAAGCTTTCGGTTGTTGCATTTATGTAAGAATTTTTAAATCAGACGGAAGTGTAGAGTCGAATTTGCTTTGTGCCAAATCGAAAGTGGCCCCACTTTCTAAAAGCCTTACTATACCACAGCTGGAACTTAACAGCGCTCTACTACTGGCACAGCTGGCATCTAGAGTTAGCGAAAAGCTAAAAGCTAGATTTGCGCATAACACATATTTTTACAGTGACTCACAAATagttttgtgctggctaaagtcTACAAAAAC is part of the Cydia strobilella chromosome 17, ilCydStro3.1, whole genome shotgun sequence genome and harbors:
- the LOC134748822 gene encoding uncharacterized protein LOC134748822 isoform X3 gives rise to the protein MTELKRLKIMRGQVKATMTRIEQFVNDPNSLSSASLDTLEARKEKLASSLKDYETIQLDILSLDDKDAEDAGDFEDRYFSTIAKINETLRSLRGSDTIQAAGVSSSKLPHVDIPVYNGKDFTLFRPFYEMFIAVIDKNKTLSDVQKLFYLRKFLSDEALSVIINLPLVNASYPEALELLKKRYDNKSRLIISHIHVILDIPCMAKGTAASIRSFVSQVQQQLHALKNLKEPVDKWDMLLISILSRKLDQYTSRAFHLERDPQALPMMSEFIAFLERRAMALEDSSPQKSILNENVGTSQLKSYPKVTNVVASLPGCKFCTKPGHAIYNCVKFQEASVEDRLAFVWAL
- the LOC134748822 gene encoding uncharacterized protein LOC134748822 isoform X2: MTELKRLKIMRGQVKATMTRIEQFVNDPNSLSSASLDTLEARKEKLASSLKDYETIQLDILSLDDKDAEDAGDFEDRYFSTIAKINETLRSLRGSDTIQAAGVSSSKLPHVDIPVYNGKDFTLFRPFYEMFIAVIDKNKTLSDVQKLFYLRKFLSDEALSVIINLPLVNASYPEALELLKKRYDNKSRLIISHIHVILDIPCMAKGTAASIRSFVSQVQQQLHALKNLKEPVDKWDMLLISILSRKLDQYTSRAFHLERDPQALPMMSEFIAFLERRAMALEDSSPQKSILNENVGTSQLKSYPKVTNVVASLPGCKFCTKPGHAIYNCVKFQEASVEDRLAFALLGLVRFPHDVFLRRKATGKYQMIFRK
- the LOC134748822 gene encoding uncharacterized protein LOC134748822 isoform X1 produces the protein MTELKRLKIMRGQVKATMTRIEQFVNDPNSLSSASLDTLEARKEKLASSLKDYETIQLDILSLDDKDAEDAGDFEDRYFSTIAKINETLRSLRGSDTIQAAGVSSSKLPHVDIPVYNGKDFTLFRPFYEMFIAVIDKNKTLSDVQKLFYLRKFLSDEALSVIINLPLVNASYPEALELLKKRYDNKSRLIISHIHVILDIPCMAKGTAASIRSFVSQVQQQLHALKNLKEPVDKWDMLLISILSRKLDQYTSRAFHLERDPQALPMMSEFIAFLERRAMALEDSSPQKSILNENVGTSQLKSYPKVTNVVASLPGCKFCTKPGHAIYNCVKFQEASVEDRLAFALLRLVRFPHDVFLHRKATGKYQMIFRT